From Poecile atricapillus isolate bPoeAtr1 chromosome 11, bPoeAtr1.hap1, whole genome shotgun sequence, one genomic window encodes:
- the RFX7 gene encoding DNA-binding protein RFX7, which produces MAEEQQPEGGQPPRRLAGTPAPGGALPALVPGLQGGEASALQHKIRSSICKTVQSKVDCILQEVEKFTDLEKLYLYLQLPSGPNNGDKSDQISMSSSRAQQMHAFSWIRNTLEEHPETSLPKQEVYDEYKSYCDNLGYHPLSAADFGKIMKNVFPNMKARRLGTRGKSKYCYSGLRKKAFVHMPTLPNLDFHKTGDGLDGAEPSGQLQSADEEVVSAACRLVCEWAQKVLSQPFDTVLELARFLVKSHYIGTKSMAALTVMAGAPAGIKGIPQPSAFIPTAESNSFQPQVKTLPSPVDAKQQLQRKIQKKQQEQKLQSPLPGESPVKKTEGAATNGVTSISNGSPAILSPPPIGIVVAAVPSPIPVPRTRQLVTSPSPMGSSDSKVLPLNVQVVTQHMQSVKQPPKTPQNVPASPVGDRSARHRYPQILPKPANTSALTIRSPTTVLFTSSPIKTVVPAPHVNSLNVVKMTAISLAPSSSSVPVKQTPSVSTSAGAVEEGRTGPQIKNGSVVSLQSPGSKPSTVVATPAVKIKTEPEALLDENSAQGQESSDMSKSIKATPDLPPAQLINFEVAALKVSTDEVMELKPGKGCDAEAEEAGTKYKTQSDEITPVSSAGNNQSTLKLTVASQNLSSTSINSPPTGESMIKEKTCTKSPRKRQPSTLQDSQLPPVKKPLVEQFTTGNAVEGQKANNAKKALKVGSLANSDNTATLAQVPSKVPVTVPVPSTAAANLATDLSLSTNLNTCDPALEQQLASASSPDIKVKLEGNLFIIENDSKSDGSFNPNTWHHITKTSDFASVNCDQQQDISVMTIAGHSGSGDLQESAWEPVHCEGIQQDVYSQQLQSQIQDSLDQIQAQSSNQLPLQSELKEFEHAVPQSNENFFSFDDDLTQDSIVEELVLMEEQMSMNNSHSYGGCLGMTLQSQAAAQGAPVSSHPSSTHFYHSIHNNSTPIHTPTPTPTPTPTPTPTPTPTSEMIAGSQNMSRESPCSRLAQTTPVDSALGSSRHTPIGTPHSNCSSSVPPSPVECRNPFAFTPISSSMAYHDASIISSSPVKPMQRPMATHPDKTKLEWMNNGYSGVSNSSVANHGILTSYQELVEDRFRKPHAFAVPGQSYQSQPRHHDTHFGRVTPVSPVQHQAAPVSSTTKQEGFAVPAPLDNKGTGSSLNNSLRCRSVSPAVHRQRNLSGSTVYPVSNIPRSNLTPFGSPVTPEVHNVFANIHADTSANNIAQRSQSVPLTVMMQTAFPSLQKQTNTKKITNVLLNKLDSDSDDAVRGLGMNNMPSNYTARMNLTQILETSTAFPSANPQSMINSSTSVYEFQTPNYLTKNSSTDQISFSSGDNQAQSDIGEQQLDFSSTVKDLLGEDSLPTNQQLVNQVASDLNNVASVFPSDIRLSSELSGSINDLNTLDTNLLFDPGRQQGQDDDATLEELKNDPLFQQICNESINSMTASGFEWMESKDHPAVEMLG; this is translated from the exons CAAGAAGTTGAGAAGTTTACAGACCTAGAGAAACTCTACCTCTACCTTCAGCTGCCTTCGGGTCCCAACAATGGAGACAAAAG TGATCAGATCTCCATGTCGTCCAGCCGTGCCCAGCAGATGCACGCCTTCTCGTGGATACGCAACACCCTGGAAGAGCACCCCGAGACATCCCTTCCCAAGCAGGAGGTTTATGATGAATACAA GAGCTATTGTGACAATCTTGGCTACCACCCATTAAGTGCTGCTGACTTTGGAAAGATcatgaaaaatgtctttccaAATATGAAGGCCCGTCGTCTAGGCACAAGAGGCAAATCAAAATAT TGCTACAGTGGACTGAGGAAGAAGGCTTTTGTGCATATGCCAACACTGCCCAACCTTGACTTTCATAAAACTGGAGATGGG ttggATGGAGCAGAGCCATCGGGGCAGCTGCAAAGTGCGGATGAGGAAGTCGTCTCTGCAGCCTGCCGGCTTGTTTGTGAATGGGCCCAGAAAGTGCTGAGCCAGCCTTTTGATACAGTCTTGGAATTGGCTCGTTTCCTTGTCAAAAGTCACTATATTGGTACCAAGTCAATGGCAGCTTTAACAGTAATGGCAGGGGCACCAGCAG gaataaaagggatcccccagccctcagcTTTTATACCTACTGCTGAAAGTAATTCTTTTCAACCACAAGTGAAAACTCTGCCATCTCCTGTTGATGctaagcagcagctgcagcgtAAGATccagaagaagcagcaagaaCAGAAACTGCAGTCTCCTTTGCCAGGAGAGTCTCcagtaaagaaaacagaaggggCTGCAACCAATGGTGTGACCAGTATATCTAATGGAAGTCCTGCCATTCTGTCCCCTCCACCTATTGGCATTGTTgtggctgctgtccccagccccataCCG GTGCCAAGGACCAGGCAGTTGGTGACATCTCCAAGTCCCATGGGATCGTCTGATAGCAAGGTCCTGCCGCTCAATGTTCAGGTGGTCACTCAGCACATGCAATCAGTCAAGCAGCCACCAAAGACTCCCCAGAACGTTCCCGCTAGCCCCGTTGGTGACCGCTCTGCCCGACATCGCTACCCGCAGATCTTACCCAAGCCAGCAAACACCAGTGCTCTCACCATTCGCTCTCCCACGACGGTGCTATTTACCAGTAGCCCAATCAAGACTGTTGTGCCAGCTCCACATGTGAATTCCTTAAATGTGGTAAAAATGACAGCAATATCTCTTGCCCCGAGCAGCAGTAGTGTGCCCGTCAAACAGACGCCTTCAGTTAGCACTAGTGCAGGAGCAGTGGAAGAAGGGAGGACTGGTCCACAGATCAAAAATGGATCTGTTGTTTCCCTTCAGTCTCCAGGATCCAAGCCTAGCACTGTTGTAGCTACGCCTGCAGTCAAGATCAAAACAGAACCAGAAGCATTGCTGGATGAGAACTCTGCACAGGGCCAAGAGAGCTCTGACATGTCTAAATCCATAAAGGCAACCCCTGACCTGCCTCCTGCACAGCTAATTAATTTTGAGGTTGCAGCCTTGAAGGTTTCAACGGATGAGGTCATGGAGCTAAAACCAGGTAAGGGCTGTGATGCGGAAGCTGAAGAAGCAGGGACCAAATATAAGACACAATCTGATGAAATCACACCGGTTTCTTCAGCAGGCAATAATCAAAGCACTCTTAAGCTCACAGTTGCCAGTCAAAACTTGTCCAGCACCAGCATCAATTCACCTCCTACTGGTGAGTCTatgattaaagaaaaaacatgtaCTAAAAGTCCAAGAAAGCGACAACCTTCCACACTTCAGGATTCCCAGTTACCACCTGTAAAGAAACCACTAGTAGAGCAGTTCACAACTGGTAATGCTGTGGAGGGTCAAAAAGCTAACAATGCTAAGAAGGCTCTGAAGGTTGGATCATTAGCTAACAGTGACAATACAGCAACACTTGCTCAAGTTCCCAGCAAGGTACCCGTGACAGTACCTGTACCTTCTACAGCTGCTGCAAACTTAGCAACAGATCTTTCTTTGAGCACCAATTTAAATACCTGTGATCCTGCTTTAGAACAGCAGCTTGCATCAGCATCATCTCCAGATATAAAAGTAAAATTGGAAGGAAACTTGTTTATCATAGAAAATGATTCAAAATCTGATGGCAGCTTTAACCCAAATACATGGCACCATATCACCAAAACCTCTGATTTTGCATCTGTGAATTGTGATCAGCAGCAAGATATCAGTGTTATGACTATTGCTGGGCACTCTGGCTCTGGTGACTTACAGGAATCTGCGTGGGAGCCGGTGCACTGTGAAGGTATACAGCAGGATGTGTACAGCCAGCAGTTACAGAGCCAGATCCAGGACTCCTTGGATCAAATACAAGCACAGTCTTCAAATCAGTTACCTCTGCAGTCTGAGCTGAAAGAGTTTGAGCATGCAGTCCCTCAGTCAAATGAAAACTTCTTTTCATTTGATGATGACCTTACCCAGGACAGCATTGTGGAGGAGCTGGTGCTCATGGAGGAGCAAATGTCCATGAATAATTCCCATTCTTATGGTGGTTGTCTAGGAATGACACTTCAGAGTCAGGCTGCAGCTCAAGGAGCTCCTGTGTCATCTCACCCAAGCAGCACGCACTTTTACCATTCGATCCATAACAACAGCACTCCAATACACACTCCCACTCCCACTCCCACCCCGACTCCCACCCCCACCCCGACTCCAACACCCACCTCTGAAATGATTGCTGGATCTCAGAACATGTCTCGAGAGAGCCCATGTTCAAGGCTGGCTCAGACGACTCCTGTAGACAGTGCCCTAGGAAGCAGCCGGCACACGCCCATTGGCACACCCCATTccaactgcagcagcagtgtcccTCCGAGTCCTGTGGAATGCCGAAACCCGTTTGCATTTACTCCCATCAGCTCTAGTATGGCTTACCATGATGCCAGCATCATATCAAGTAGCCCTGTGAAGCCAATGCAGCGGCCTATGGCTACCCATCCTGACAAAACCAAGCTCGAGTGGATGAATAACGGCTACAGTGGGGTCAGTAATTCCTCGGTTGCAAACCATGGTATCCTTACAAGCTACCAGGAGCTGGTGGAAGATCGCTTCAGGAAACCTCATGCTTTTGCAGTTCCCGGCCAGTCATACCAGTCTCAACCACGCCACCACGACACTCACTTCGGTCGTGTGACTCCTGTTTCACCTGTGCAGCACCAGGCAGCCCCTGTCTCTAGCACTACCAAGCAGGAGGGCtttgctgttcctgctcctttgGACAACAAAGGAACTGGTTCATCTCTCAACAACAGTCTGAGATGTCGGAGTGTGAGCCCTGCTGTCCATCGCCAGCGTAATCTCAGTGGAAGCACTGTTTACCCTGTGTCAAATATACCACGGTCTAATCTGACACCTTTTGGAAGTCCAGTGACTCCCGAAGTTCACAATGTATTTGCTAATATCCATGCAGACACCAGTGCCAATAACATAGCACAGAGAAGCCAGTCAGTCCCATTGACTGTGATGATGCAGACGGCCTTCCCGTCTcttcagaaacaaacaaacactaAAAAAATAACCAATGTGTTGTTAAACAAACTTGATTCTGATAGTGATGATGCAGTGAGAGGTTTGGGAATGAACAACATGCCCTCAAATTACACAGCCAGGATGAATCTCACTCAGATTTTGGAGACATCCACTGCTTTTCCTAGTGCCAACCCACAAAGCATGATCAATTCCAGCACTTCAGTTTATGAATTCCAAACACCAAATTACCTCACAAAAAATAGCAGCACCGATCAGATCAGTTTTTCTTCTGGAGATAACCAAGCACAATCAGACATCGGAGAGCAGCAATTAGATTTTAGCAGCACTGTAAAAGACCTTTTAGGGGAGGACAGTCTGCCAACAAACCAGCAGCTGGTGAATCAGGTGGCATCAGATCTCAATAATGTTGCATCTGTCTTTCCCAGCGACATCAGGTTGTCTTCCGAGCTCTCAGGCAGCATTAACGATCTGAACACTTTAGACACAAATCTACTGTTTGATCCAGGTCGTCAGCAGGGACAAGACGATGATGCTACACTGGAGGAATTGAAAAATGACCCCTTGTTTCAACAAATCTGCAATGAATCCATTAACTCAATGACTGCATCAGGTTTTGAGTGGATGGAGAGTAAGGATCATCCTGCTGTTGAAATGTTGGGTTAA